From the genome of Cololabis saira isolate AMF1-May2022 chromosome 4, fColSai1.1, whole genome shotgun sequence:
tcaccacctggtggtgagttggatgcgctggcggaggaggaggttggacagaccgggcagacccaaacggattgtgagggtctgtttggaacgtctggctgagccctctgtcagggacatcttcaactcccacctccgggagagcttctctcggatcccgggggaggcgggggacattgagtccgagtggaccatgttctctgcctccattgtcgacgcggcggctcgaagttgtggtcgcaaggtctccggtgcctgtcgtggcggcaatcctagaacccggcggtggacaccggaagtacaggatgccgtcagactgaacatccacagacccggtacagctctgatccaggtccacagacccggtatagttctgatccaggtccacagacccggtacagttctgatccaggtccacagacccggtacagttctgatccaggtccacagacccggtacagttctgaaacaggtccacagatgttcctgggagaggggagggctagtgggggcagagtcccttgttttaattccaccagggagattgtgactgaaGCAGCGGGCCAAGTtgccctgtcaaggtcagattatagaatcaacaattatattgaaaagaaacaggcagactccagtaagtaaatttgccttgccttttccatctgccttaattctctggttcctcaatggcgactccaaacagacgaattgtgatcaattaccgccaagccgagcttccaacttctccaagatccatcctgccaatgagctcaaagaccgctgctagcctgcgattctgttcaagaatagCATCCAGCATGCGGTCAAtgagaattgataagggaatcgataaaaaccgaatcgttaagcagaatgaaAAATGGTTGGAAGACCTTATCAATATCCATCCCTATCAATGAACTATTTTGATGGTTTTCGTGTTAGTAGCTTTGACCATTTACACTTTTGATTTGATGTACTGAGATGTTTCATCTGAAGGTTTCTGGCTGTCAATAACAGCACTTTAGACAGACAGCACTTTATAGAAACTGAAAAGCTTTTGTGAGTCGGCCAACAAGATGATttaattcttcttctctgtccttacagaaacataaaggcAAAGAGAGACCCACAAGTTATCGTTGTGATCATTGCAAGAaagtcttcaccacttcatcaggTCTGAGAAAACATAAgatgattcacactggagataaaccgttcacttgtgatcagtgtggagcagcttttacccaaaaaagtcatctaaggactcaccaacgtattcacactggagataaaccgttcacttgtgatcagtgtggagcagcttttaccacatcaagttatctaaagattcaccaacgtattcacactggagaaaaaccgttcacttgtgatcagtgtggagcagcttttacccaacgaggtagtctaaggactcaccaacgtgttcacactggagataaaccgtttaggtgtgatgagtgtggagcagcttttacccgacaaagtgatctaaagattcaccaacgtattcacactggagataaaccgttcacttgtgatcagtgtggagcagcttttagcaGACAACAtaatctaaggactcaccaacgtattcacactggagataaaccgttcacttgtgatcagtgtggagcagcttttaccacatcaagttatCTAATTattcaccaacgtgttcacactggagataaaccgtttaggtgtgatcagtgtggagcagcttttaccacttcAGGtaatctaaggactcaccaacatattcacactggagataaaccgttcagatgtgatcagtgtggatcATCTTTTACCCAACAAAGTCATCTAAGgtatcaccaacgtattcacactggagataaaccgttcacttgtaaccagtgtggagcagcttttaccacatcaagttatCTAATTattcaccaacgtgttcacactggagataaaccgtttaggtgtgatcagtgtggagcagcttttaccacatcaagtcatCTAATTattcaccaacgtgttcacactggagataaaccgttcagatgtgatcagtgtggagcagcttttaccacatcaggtaatctaatgactcaccaacgtattcacactggagataaaccgttcagatgtgaacagtgtgaggcagcttttaccacatcaagtcagCTAAAGAAGCACCAACGTACTCACACGAGTGATAAACTCTAAAGATTTGATCAGTATGAAGTGTGGaattgcaaaaaacacctcagcacagcaaaaaaagcaaaataatcaGACAAGGTCATACCTAAAACTTGAAAGACTAACATATTTCCCCTGGACATCTCCTGGGAAGGTGTTCCTGGCATGTcccaccaggaaaagagccaggACACACCAGAGGGAATGTCTTTTGGCTGACCTGGGAACGTCTCTGGATCCCTCCAGAAGAGCTGGATGAAATgtgtggggtgagggaagtctggacatctctgctcagactgctgcccccgctaaCCAGTCCCACATCAAGTGGATGAAGATGGAAAAAATCCATATATCTGCAAAAAGCACAAATTTATTGTTACACCATTCTGAGATACAGAATGTAATCTAACTATAGCATTAACTATTCCACAAATACTGCATTAGCACATTTCTAACatatcttcctcctctccaccccgagccactgccaccactggctgaagtgttgctgctgcaggttCATCCTATGATGTTTCATACGTCTTTCCATGATTTTCACACAGATTATGTAGTGGACAGGAAGTCATCACCAATCATTTCACCAGTCGGACATCACAGAAGGAAACCTGCTGAATTCATCTTCTACAACCTGTCATGGTTTCCCAGTTGGGGATAGGTTTTTTCCATGATCACTCTCctgttccagatcctgccaccctcatcagccagacaTCTTCTCATtcccctcacctgtgcttccccgcccATCTGCACACCTGGTTCCCATGATCATCAGTTCCCCtttatataccggcccatttccacatgccagttgccagattgtctagcgttcatgcctagctttccagcattcctgattctgtctgtttctgcctgcctgcccgtGACTTTGCCTGATTCCcagtttttggatttttgcctgcccctttggatttgtctgcctgatctgcctgtcttcccggtttttgactcctgcctacctctgacctgattaaagcctcttggactctgatactccgtttgatgttgttcatttgggttctctgtcttttgagccgtgacagtacaatctggccaaaaGTATGAACccagccagcatggacccaACAGGAAAGAACGTGGATCTGTGGGAGCTCTTTTACGGTGACCAAGTGGCGTCCAACCACCGTATGTTGAATGGGACAGGTACAtgccgccagccccagcctgttgctgttcccgaggtggtcccggacccaccccagtctcttccccctttctggggaacacgcctggctcgaaaTGGGCCCAGGAGTCTCCAGCTTCAGGAGAAAAGACGGCGGCGGCAGTCccagcctgttcctgttccggcggtggtcccggtcgCATCGCCCCCCTGTTCCGGTTCTAGCGGTAGTCCTGGACGCCTCagctccctgttcctgctccagcggtggtcctggacgcctcaGCTCCTGCTCACGTTCCTGCTCCAGTGATTGTCCCAGAACCtcctcagccagcgccgaggacccgggttccccccaaGCCGACTCCCCGTATcctgcctgctacgcccccagacctcctgacccgcctgctacgcccccagacctcctgacccgcctgctacgccccgagacctcctgacccacctgctacgcccccagacctcctgacccgcctgctacgccccgagacctcctgacccgcctgctacgcccccagacctcctgacccgcctgctacgcccccagaccgacctcctgacccgcctgctacgcccccagaccgacctcctgacccgcctgctacgcccccagaccgacctcctaacccgcctgctacgcccccagaccgcctgacccgcctgctacgctcccagacctcctgacccgcctgctacgcccccagacctcctgacccgcctgctacgccccagACCGGCCTCCGGAACTgtctcggcggtcggcccggcccctggaactttggccgtgtgttggcctgggacTCTGATACTCCGTTtgatgttgtgcatttgggttttcTGTCTTTTGAGCCGTGACACGACCACTGGTGCTGGGTTGACTTTGTGCTTAAAGACTGTTCTGCTGTCAGTCGTCCAGGGTCATGGAATGGTTTCAAGAGCCagtcctgcaaaggataagTAGAGTCAGTCAGTAcgtacacatgcagcgattcaacatggttggagatctgatcagataatgacatgcagaagattggatcaacttatctgatcacacatgctgttctgagatcagactgaatcagcttgaataagccactgtaaccagagcatggctgactccgtgacgctaggtggcgctgtacccgaggtaaccatttcaacaaagagccacttccggttgacctccgcttaacaataattattttgtagcaataaCTTGAACACGTTAACTGCACCACAGtagaagtcatcgttcactgttgtgcttggttgccacgctgatggacagaaactatggtgacttttaaaagaaaagactgcctaaagagacttttccagccggcttcacgccggctggaaaagtgaagcctgatttatggttccgcgttaaatcgacgcagagcttacgccgtaacgtacgcggcgaagcgcaccgtacgtgtgcgtcgccgcataacctacggCGTTTTCTCTGCGttggttaacgcagaaccataaatcggccttAAGGCTGCGAGCGGCGTGTGAGCGACGGATGACTGAGAGGGAGAGGAGTTTCTCCAGGAGTGAAGCAGCGCCGGGCGaattatgccacagtttgcagatggattgttgatgcgtgggctaacgtgtctgctgggactattttgcgagcttttgcaaaagcatgcatttccgaggcgccgcacggcacggaacgtgactctgacagcgaggagttcggactggcacagctgatttagcggagctctttaatgcagaaacagaggatgagacttaatgggtttgattaatgtaaaaactgaaataaagtagcctacaatcaaacaaagttttgttcccgctgtatttttaaatagcacgcttgtgtgtgtgtgtgtgtgtgtgtgtgtgtgtgtgtgtgtgttgttgtgtgtgtgccttttcggtcggtgcgccgtgtgtgttttaaatacagaaatgacacaagactgtgccttttcacacggcgtccgtatggtcgcgaaaatacagtatttatatgaaatgtcagaataggaaatattttgacgacacccctgaatcAGTCaaacgacaccccagggtgctactactgagcatgcgttgcgtcgtctcctttcacttccgggtgaatcccctcccccgggggaaaaccccacccgggggaaaatctcgagcatgcgcagactgtaatatccatgtctccgtacacatggcattaacaaggcggttgcgactggcttatctaggtgctgcaagcgggttgatgaatccagtctgatcagattacttgactgacttaaggtgttcacatgcagtttaaaagtcagtacgatgtgtgcaaatgatctccaaccagcttgaatcgctgcatgtgcacgtactgactgtGTATTCCTGATGTGAGCTAGGAAGATGTTCTTCCCACTGGCTAACTCctgtgtatgtattatatatgtaaTCAACCAATTGTCCTTGAGAGCTGAACTTTCAGGATCAATTCCTTGAATGCTTTGCTAAATTTGCCCC
Proteins encoded in this window:
- the LOC133442152 gene encoding zinc finger protein ZFP2-like, with the translated sequence MIHTGDKPFTCDQCGAAFTQKSHLRTHQRIHTGDKPFTCDQCGAAFTTSSYLKIHQRIHTGEKPFTCDQCGAAFTQRGSLRTHQRVHTGDKPFRCDECGAAFTRQSDLKIHQRIHTGDKPFTCDQCGAAFSRQHNLRTHQRIHTGDKPFTCDQCGAAFTTSSYLIIHQRVHTGDKPFRCDQCGAAFTTSGNLRTHQHIHTGDKPFRCDQCGSSFTQQSHLRYHQRIHTGDKPFTCNQCGAAFTTSSYLIIHQRVHTGDKPFRCDQCGAAFTTSSHLIIHQRVHTGDKPFRCDQCGAAFTTSGNLMTHQRIHTGDKPFRCEQCEAAFTTSSQLKKHQRTHTSDKL